One region of Oryza sativa Japonica Group chromosome 10, ASM3414082v1 genomic DNA includes:
- the LOC4348039 gene encoding LOW QUALITY PROTEIN: putative disease resistance protein RGA4 (The sequence of the model RefSeq protein was modified relative to this genomic sequence to represent the inferred CDS: inserted 1 base in 1 codon), which produces MAEVVIGPLVSMVKEKVSSYLLDQYKVMEGMEQQREILERKLPAILDVIEDAEEKGAFRPGVSAWLRALKKVAYEANDVFDEFKYEALRRDARKKGQFNMLGMDVVSLFPSYNPIMFRNKMGKKLQKIVGSIEVLVSEMNSFGFIHRQQAPPSNQWRQTDSIMADSEKDIIRRSRDEEKKKIVKILHNHASSNRDLLVLPIVGMAGLGKTTFVQLIYNEPEIKNHFELWRWCCVSDDFDVGNIANSICNSTEKDHEKALQDLQEAISGKRYLIVLDDVWNREADKWEKLKTCLKLGGKGSAILTTTRDSQVARIMITGVVEAYNLEKLGEEYTKEIIQTRAFSLAGSDELSEIVQKFVDRCQGSPLAAKAFGSMLSTKTSILEWKNIIAKSDICNEKTGILPILKLSYADLPSHMKQCFAFCAIFPKNYEINVENLIQLWMAHDFIPLEEKYHFETTSGEEIFKELAWRSFFQDVKQTPLVCSNNGDRVQLRYTTTCKIHDLMHDIALYVMGKECVTITDRSYRKELLSNRSTYHLLVSRHRTGDHFDDFLRKQSTTLRTLLYPTWNTYGSIHHLSKCISLRGLQLYEIKELPIRPIKLKHLRYLNLSENCDIKELPEDISILYHLQTLNVSHCIRLRRLPKDMKYMTSLRHLYTNGCKNLEYMPPDLGHLTSLQTLTYFVVGAISGCSTVRELQNLNLCGELELCGLENVSEAQASTVNIENKVKLTHLSLEWSNDHLVDEPDRQKKVLDALKPHDGLLMLRIAFYKGNXFSNLDDRSQCAAELGRALSSWLFNVRGISSILSFECPKSSLSHKFRQPCKPMQLHNIQFFSSTKRTSVTSFGEVGEMVGDGRRRSDISPA; this is translated from the exons ATGGCTGAGGTTGTTATCGGACCACTAGTTTCCATGGTGAAGGAGAAGGTTTCCAGCTACCTTCTAGACCAGTACAAGGTTATGGAAGGCATGGAGCAGCAGCGCGAGATCCTGGAGCGCAAGCTGCCTGCCATCCTGGATGTCATTGAAGATGCGGAGGAGAAGGGAGCTTTTCGACCTGGAGTAAGCGCTTGGCTCAGAGCACTCAAGAAGGTGGCCTATGAGGCAAATGATGTCTTTGATGAATTCAAGTACGAAGCCCTCCGGCGCGACGCAAGGAAGAAGGGGCAGTTCAACATGCTCGGCATGGACGTTGTAAGCCTCTTTCCTTCTTATAACCCTATCATGTTTCGTAATAAGATGGGTAAGAAGCTACAAAAGATTGTGGGGAGCATTGAGGTCCTTGTCTCAGAGATGAACTCCTTTGGGTTCATACACCGGCAGCAAGCTCCACCATCcaatcaatggcgtcaaacagATTCTATAATGGCTGACTCTGAGAAGGATATTATAAGAAGATCCAGAGATGAGGAGAAAAAGAAGATTGTGAAGATATTGCATAATCATGCTAGCAGCAATAGGGATCTGTTGGTCCTTCCAATTGTTGGAATGGCTGGGCTGGGAAAAACCACCTTTGTTCAGCTCATTTACAATGAGCCTGAGATCAAGAACCATTTCGAACTCTGGAGGTGGTGTTGTGTGTCAGATGATTTTGATGTTGGAAATATTGCAAATAGCATCTGCAATAGCACAGAGAAGGATCATGAAAAGGCATTGCAGGATCTGCAGGAGGCAATAAGTGGGAAGAGGTACCTAATTGTCTTGGATGATGTATGGAACCGGGAAGCTGATAAGTGGGAAAAATTGAAGACCTGCCTTAAGCTGGGTGGCAAGGGTAGTGCAATACTAACAACTACTCGTGATTCACAAGTAGCTAGAATTATGATCACTGGTGTAGTTGAAGCCTATAATCTTGAGAAACTTGGCGAAGAATATACGAAGGAAATAATACAGACTAGAGCATTCAGTTTGGCTGGCAGTGATGAGCTATCTGAAATTGTTCAGAAGTTTGTGGACAGATGTCAAGGTTCTCCTTTAGCTGCAAAAGCCTTTGGTTCTATGTTGAGTACCAAGACCAGCATCCTAGAATGGAAGAATATAATAGCCAAAAGTGACATTTGCAACGAGAAGACTGGAATTTTACCTATACTAAAGCTTAGCTATGCCGACCTACCATCGCACATGAAGCAATGTTTTGCTTTCTGTGCCATATTCCCCAAAAATTATGAGATTAATGTGGAGAATTTGATTCAACTATGGATGGCACATGACTTCATTCCACTAGAGGAGAAATATCATTTTGAAACGACATCAGGGGAAGAAATTTTCAAGGAACTAGCTTGGAGGTCATTCTTTCAAGATGTCAAACAAACTCCTCTTGTGTGCAGTAATAATGGAGACAGGGTGCAACTCCGATACACCACCACATGCAAGATACATGATCTTATGCATGACATTGCTCTATATGTTATGGGGAAAGAATGCGTAACTATTACGGATAGGTCCTATCGCAAAGAGTTGTTGTCAAATCGTTCGACTTACCACTTGCTCGTGTCAAGGCATAGAACTGGAGATCATTTCGATGATTTTCTGAGGAAACAATCTACAACTCTCCGGACATTATTGTATCCAACATGGAATACTTATGGATCGATACATCATTTATCGAAGTGCATTTCTCTACGTGGACTGCAGCTATATGAAATCAAAGAACTTCCAATTAGACCGATAAAGTTAAAGCACCTAAGGTATCTTAATCTCTCAGAAAACTGCGACATCAAAGAACTTCCAGAGGACATATCCATACTGTACCATCTACAGACATTGAATGTTTCTCATTGCATTAGACTTCGCCGGCTCCCAAAGGATATGAAGTACATGACAAGCCTACGGCACCTCTATACTAATGGATGCAAAAACCTGGAGTACATGCCTCCAGACCTTGGACATCTAACTTCTTTACAGACACTAACATATTTTGTGGTTGGTGCTATCTCTGGTTGCAGTACTGTCAGAGAATTGCAGAATTTAAACCTTTGTGGTGAATTAGAGTTGTGTGGTCTAGAAAATGTATCAGAGGCACAAGCAAGCACAGTCAATATTGAAAATAAAGTGAAACTCACACACTTGTCTCTTGAATGGAGTAATGACCACCTTGTTGATGAACCAGATCGCCAAAAGAAGGTACTAGATGCTCTAAAACCTCATGATGGGCTCCTGATGTTAAGAATAGCATTTTACAAAGGCA GGTTTTCCAACTTGGATGACAGATCTCAGTGTGCTGCAGAACTTGGCCGAGCTCTATCTAGTTGGTTGTTCAATGTGCGAGGAATTTCCTCAATTCTGTCATTTGAATGTCCTAAAAGTTCTTTGTCTCACAAGTTTAGACAACCTTGCAAGCCTATGCAGCTACACAACATCCAATTTTTTTCCAGCACTAAGAGAACTTCAGTTACATCgtttggagaggttggagagaTGGTCGGCGACGGAAGGAGAAGAAGTGACATTTCCCCTGCTTGA
- the LOC4348040 gene encoding uncharacterized protein codes for MASVPSDLASRPDLGSCMVAATSEMERLKQLFTARSVVAWSDEGQKVEIGTFADDIRSAFRIHRSDIQITKFYPEDFFLTFVNHSDREEVLQEPRLVTRSGRVYHFKPWNERRNAEVIDVRFHARVCIEGIPMHARSEEVATKIIGCKSSVHYIEEYSRRRNYNRTFDLWIWSSDLSSSILKASSFSITRPDSEARATDVPFPELEPPRMPGILPQLFLLFPNLSHLICCPCHRIRGLCSCLKDTWILCSMRPRWEVPSTPLILPCLVLPLLCLFFQLLQTHRRHQLR; via the coding sequence ATGGCCTCGGTCCCAAGTGACTTGGCCTCTCGCCCTGACCTGGGTAGCTGCATGGTGGCGGCGACAAGTGAAATGGAACGTCTGAAGCAGCTCTTCACGGCAAGATCGGTGGTGGCCTGGTCTGATGAAGGCCAGAAGGTGGAGATCGGCACATTTGCTGATGACATCCGTTCGGCCTTCCGTATCCATCGCTCCGACATTCAGATCACGAAGTTCTATCCAGAAGACTTCTTCCTCACTTTTGTTAACCATAGCGATCGTGAGGAAGTGCTGCAAGAGCCAAGGCTGGTAACTCGAAGTGGGAGAGTGTATCACTTCAAGCCATGGAATGAAAGGCGCAATGCTGAAGTAATTGATGTTCGCTTCCATGCCCGAGTCTGCATTGAAGGTATCCCAATGCATGCAAGATCAGAAGAAGTGGCGACAAAGATCATTGGCTGCAAGAGTTCAGTCCACTACATAGAAGAGTACTCCCGTCGCCGGAACTACAACCGTACCTTTGATCTTTGGATTTGGAGCTCAGACTTGAGCAGCTCCATCCTGAAGGCTTCAAGTTTCTCTATCACAAGGCCAGACAGTGAAGCAAGAGCCACTGATGTTCCTTTTCCTGAGTTGGAGCCGCCCCGGATGCCGGGCATTCTTCCGCAGTTGTTTCTCCTCTTCCCCAACCTCTCTCACCTGATCTGTTGCCCGTGTCACAGGATCAGAGGGCTTTGCTCTTGCTTGAAAGACACCTGGATCCTATGTTCTATGAGGCCACGATGGGAGGTTCCATCTACTCCCCTGATACTTCCCTGCCTCGTACTGCCTCTCCTGTGTTTGTTCTTTCAGCTGCTGCAGACTCACAGGCGACACCAGTTGAGGTGA